The DNA sequence CACCGTGAATCGGGTCACTGAAGAAGCCTTCGCGGGTATTTTGCAGCAAGAAAGAGAAAAAGACTTTTGAAGGTAACGCGGTAAACGTGGCACTGCCTGACTCAAAGGCTTTCAACAGTGCGTCCTGCTTATCGGTGGTCAGGTTTATAAAATGGTCACCGTACTGTGACTGTGCCACTTTATCGGCTTGTGCGATCCCAAGACGATAAATTTGCTGTGGTACAAGCGGGAGCTGGTAGCCTAACATTTTATCAGCGTCAGGGTTAAAGGGTCCCTGCATATACCAGTTGGCACCCGTGCCATAGGGGGTATTCATTTGCCGGTCAATATACTCCGGCACTCCTGCCTCCAGCGCTCCGGGACCTCGTTCATCTTTGGGAATCAGACGTGCCACTGCGGCTTGTAGAAATGCATACTCTTCAGCAGTGAACCAGACTGGCTGATACTGCCGGGGACTTGCCGGATCGGTTGGCACTTTCGGCGCTGCAGCCTCAGCACCAGAGGGGGTGGTAAGCGCACTAATTCCTGAACTACCAATAGCGATTGCAGGTGCAAGCGTCAGGGTTTTTAACAAAAAATCCCGCCGCGGATTGCCTTTCATTTCGTCTGACATGACCTTGCCTCAATAAAAGCGAATGTCAGCATTCACTTCGCTGACCTTCGTAACGTCGTTATTATGGATAATTAAGAAGACTTTCTTGAGTATTTTAGGAAAGATAGCCAATAATAACCTTTATTTTAGCAAGTGTTTAGCGCTAATGATGCGATTTTAACAAAAATTAAAATTTAAATTAACGAATTGATCCAGCTGACAACAGTTGCTTACTTAGGGGGGTCATCCGCTATCAGATGAAAATGTTTCAGCCGTTTTTCCGCCGGTTGCGGACGACCAAAATAGTATCCCTGAAATAACGAACAACCTTCCATTTTGAGCTGTTCAAATTGCTCACTGCTCTCAACGCCTTCAGCCGTAATCAGAATATCCAGGCTACGGCTCATTCCCGTAATGGCACGGATGATAGCCAGTGCCTCGCGACTATTGTTCATATCATTAATAAATGATTTATCGATTTTGATTTTATCGAAAGGAAAAGAGCGTAAGTAGCTTAGCGAAGAGTACCCGGTGCCGAAATCATCAAGAGCAATCCGGATACCGAGCGCTTTTAATTTTTCCAATACCTGAATATTACTGTCGCTGTTATCCAGTAGTACAGATTCAGTAACCTCCAGTTCCAGACGTCCTGGCTCGAGACCTGATTTTTCCAGCGCCGACTGCACGACAGAGACCAGAGCACTGTTTTTGAACTGCAGCGGTGAGAGATTCACCGCCACGCTCTCTCCATGCTCCCATGCTGCGGCTTCCCGGCATGCTTCATGTAAGGCATAGGCCCCCAGCATATGAATCAGGCCAGTCTCTTCCGCTACCGGGATAAAATCAAGCGGCATAATTATCCCGTTCTGTGGATGGTGCCAGCGCATCAATGCTTCGTAACCAATCACCTCTTTCCCCTGCTGGTCAGTGATTGGCTGGTAATAAAGTTTCAGATGATGTTCACTGATTGCCTGACGTAAATCAGTTTCAATTAAACGCCGACGAGTAGCCTCTTCTCCCATTTTACTGGTGAAATATTCGTAACGGTTACGACCATTACGCTTGGCTTCATACAGTGCCATATCAGCATAACGCAATAAATGCCCGGGGGTATTAACTTCCCAGTTGGCAATCATCACCCCGATACTCAGACCTACCGTGATCGTATGCCCATCAATGAGAAAGGGCTTTTTCACCGCATTGATTAACCGCCCGGCAATTTTTTCTACATCCCGACTGTCTGACATACCTGGCAGCACAATACAAAACTCATCACCCCCGTTACGCGCCAGAGTATCGCCATCGCGCAACACTCCCCGCAATCTCACAGCGACGGAACGCAGTAACTCATCACCGACCTGATGACCAAGAGCGTCATTCACATTTTTGAAATAATCAAGATCGAGACAAAGTGTTGCAGTACGCAGGCCATTTTCATTATCAACCCGCAAGGCTTCTTTCAATTTCTGTAAGAAAAGCACGCGATTGAGCAGGCTGGTGAGATGATCGTGATGTGCCATATGGTGTATGCGGGCATCCGCCGCACGCTGGTCGGTAATATCATCGGCAATCAGTAAAATATAACTTTCACACGTCTCTTCGACACTGACCACCGAAGTGTTGGTAGTGATAATGCGCTCACCGTAACTCGTTGCTATGCACTGTTCATCGCTGATACTGATCTGGTCATGTTGAACAGCGGTAATTTGCAGTAATAAGAAATCGGTAATATCAGTCAAAGGAAAATCATTGAAGGTCTTACCCGACGCCTGATGGTTTTCAATTTGCAGGAGCTGTTCAGCATTGTCATTGAGTAACAATATTTTGCCAGTCAGCAAATCGGCCACCACCACGCTGGAGGGGATATTGGCAATCACGGTATCAAGAAAATGAGAAAGTGAGGTTAATTCAAGACTCTGCTGTTCGGCTCGCTCTTTGGCTGCCAGAATCTGCTGCTCATAATTGCGCATTTCTGTGCAATCGCGGGTGACCTTGGCATAACCGATTAAACGGCCCTTATCATCGTACACCGCATCGAGGAACACATGAGCCAAGAATTTGCTGCCATTTTTACGGTAACGCCATCCACTACACTCCACACGACCAAGCCGTTTTGCGGTCTGCAGGTTACTCTGTGGCAACCCGGCTTGTTGATCTTCTGCACTGTAGAAACAGGAGAAATGTTGTCCGACAATTTCTTCAGTGCTATACCCTTTTGCCCGACGTGCTCCGCTGTTCCAGTTAATCACCATCCCTTCGGGATCAAGCATATAAATAGCATAATCGGTCACGCTATCGACCAGCAGACGAAAAATCTGCTCCCGCTCGCGTTGTACTTCAAGCATCTGATGTTTTTCAGTGCAGTCGCGGGTCACTTTAGCAAAACCGAAAAAATCACCGTTATCTGCATAAATCGGATCGATAACCACATAGGCCCAAAACCTGCTGCCATCTTTTCGGTAACGCCAGCCTTCTGTTTCAAAACTCCCGGTCTCGCGGGCCTGGAGTAATCCTTTCTGAGGTAAGTTGTTAGCCTGATCTTCCTCACTGTAAAAACAGGCAAAATTTTTGCCGATAATCTCTTCGGCGTGGTAGCCTTTCGCCTGCTCCGCACCTTTATTCCAGCTGATGATGGTCCCATCCGGATCCAACATGTAGACGGCATAATCAACGATGCCCTGAACCAGGCGTCGATATAGCACATCGTTGTTTTCTGTGATTCCCATTTTGCCTGCCTTGCTGACCTGGATAATGGAGCTATTGCAATCTTCTAGCTATCGGCATACTTTCCCTATTCTTGATTTTTTGCGGCAACCTGCGCACAAGATGTAAAAATATTTTGTTACTGCAGGCCGCACTTAATGACAGAAACAGAGTCGAAACTGCACCAGTCAAACTGGTTACGATGATTGTGTTAACACGCAGGGAAGAATTGCCGGAGTTATTATGTTTAAATCTTTTTTCCCCCGACCTGGGGCTTTTTTTCTGAGTGCCACGCTGTGGGCTTGCCTGGCCATTGTCGTCTGGCTTATCTATGGTGAGCATTGGATTATCCAGTTATCAAAAGGATTACACTTCACTGAGAGCACATTACCCAATAACGCCCTGCGCTTTATTGCCCCACAAAGTCTGCTTTTTTACTGTTATTACTTGCTGGCTACTGCGCTGTTTGCGGCCTTCTGGTTTAACGTCAGCCCACATCCATGGCAACGCTGGTCAGTTCTTGGTACGGCACTGATTATTTTTGTTGCCTGGTTTTCAGTACAGGTCAATGTTGCGATTAACAGCTGGTATGCCCCTTTTTATGATTTAATTCAGCAGGCTCTTGCACACCCCAATACGGTATCTGTTGCCAGTTTTTACCGTGAATTAGCAGGGTTTTTAAGCATCGCATTGATTGCAGTGGTGATTGCGGTACTGAATATGTTTTTCATCAGTCATTACATTTTCCGCTGGCGTACAGCAATGAATGACTACTACATGAGTCACTGGAGTAAATTGCGCAAAATAGAGGGGGCTTCTCAGCGTGTGCAAGAAGATACTATGCGCTTTTCTTCAACCGTTGAAGATATGGGTGTCAGCCTAATCAAAGCAGTAATGACGCTGGTAGCTTTTCTGCCGGTGCTGGTAGTGCTTTCTTCGCATGTTAAAACGGTGCCAATTCTTGGTGACATGCCCTACGCTCTGGTGATCGCAGCAGTCGTCTGGTCACTGGCAGGTACCGGTATGCTGGCGGTGGTGGGTATTAAATTACCGGGGCTCTCGTTTCGTAATCAGCGGGTTGAAGCCGCCTACCGTAAAGAACTGGTATATGGTGAAGATGATGAGCATCGTGCTGCACCCCCGACGGTCAGGGAATTGTTTAACCATGTGCGAAAAAATTATTTCCGCCTCTATTTCCACTATCTTTACTTCAATATCGCGCGCATTCTTTATCTGCAGGTGGATGTGGTTTTTGGTCTGATTGTTCTGTTTCCCTCAATTGCGGCCGGAGCGATTACCTTAGGACTCATGACCCAGATAACCAATGTTTTTGACCAGGTAAGAAGCGCCTTCCAGTACCTGATTAACTCATGGACAACGCTGGTTGAGCTTCTCTCGATCTACAAACGACTGCATAGCTTCGAGCAAGTGTTAAATAGCTCACCAAAAGATAACATGCCTTCCTGAGGATCCATTAAAAAAGTGGGCAATTGCCCACTTCTTTAATTCAGAAAAAATCACCAGCTGACTCACTGGCCTCTGATTTGAGCTTCATAGGCACGTGCCTTTTTACTGTCAAACTGACGTTCCCACTTCGCAATCACCAATACAGCCAGTGCGTTACCTACTACATTAAGCGCAGTACGCGCCATATCCATGATACGGTCAACACCAGCAATAAAGGCCAGACCTTCCAGCGGAATACCTACACTACCAAGAGTCGCCAGCAACACGACAAAAGAGACACCCGGTACACCGGCGATTCCTTTGGATGTCACCATCAAGGTCAGAACCAAAATGATTTCATCTGTCAGCGAGAGATCGATACCGTAAAGCTGGGCAATGAAAATGGCCGCGATGCTCTGGTATAATGTTGAACCATCGAGATTGAACGAATAACCTGTCGGCACCACAAATCCGGTAATTGATTTCGGTGCACCATATGCTTCCATTTTTTCGATAATTCGTGGCAGAACCGTTTCCGAACTCGAGGTTGAGTACGCGAGGATCAATTCGTCTTTCAGAATACGCATTAACATCGTAATACGCAGCCCACACCAACGCGCCACCAGACCCAGTACGACAAAAGCAAAGAAGAAAATCGCGGCATACACCAGCACCACTAACTTCATCAAAGGCCAGAGTGAAGAAAAACCGAAATTGGCGACAGTCACAGAAATCAATGCAAACACACCCACCGGCGCGTAACGCATGATCATGTGGGTCACTTTAAACATTGCTTCCGACGTGGAACGGAAGACATTCACCAGTGGCTGACGATGTTCAGTCGGTAATGAAGAGACTCCAAGACCAAATAATACCGAAAAGAAGATGATCGGCAGCATTTCACCTTTCACCATGGCAGCGAAAAAGTTTTGAGGAATCAGAGACAAAATGGTTGTTACCAGACTGTGTGCACCACTCTGTACCTGGGCTGTCATCGCCTCATATTTCGAAATATCAACCGTTGCCAGTGTAGACATATTAATGCCATGTCCTGGTTCAACCACATTTGCCAGGGTGATACCCACAATAATGGCAATCGTCGTGATCACTTCGAAGTAGATAATGGTTTTGACGCCTATACGTCCCAGTTTTTTAGCATCACCAACACCCGCAATACCGACAATCAACGTAGAGATCACAATCGGTACCACAATCATTTTTATCAGACGGATAAAGATATCCCCGGCTGGGCCGAGAATGTTTACCAGCAACCACTCACGATTTTCCGGTTGGTTGTGCAAAATAGCACCGACTGTTACCCCGAGGACCAGTGCAATAACTATTTGCCATGCAAGACTGATTTTTACAGCTTTCATTTTTTTTCCTTAACAATAATCGTCCCACGTGAACGGTCAGCGGAGTAGATAACCTTCAGAAAGGGGACGCCTTAACAGGCGAAATCACTAATCGAGAAAGAAACGCCTGAAAAAACAGGGGCAGATAAGTACCACCATCTTTGCCAGTAATGCAAGCCTGTCATGCTTTCAGAGAGGAAATAGAGGCCTGACTGGTGGAAAAAACAACAAAATTGACACTCGATTGTGCAATAGTCCAGTAGGTGACTTTTCCCCGGTCAAAAGGAATAAGTCACGCGCATTAAGAAATAATTTTGATATTCGGTCAGGAGACACTCCGAGCTTCAATCGCTTCAGTTCCTCCGCTGCGGTTATCTGGTTTTATGATAACCCACAGGAGAGAAACTATCCTGACGATAACTTTACTGATAGCTACTCCTCTTTTTCTGTCAGCAAAATTTCCAATAAATCTAATTCATGTAATAACTTTTGCATGGTCTCATTACTGATTTTTTGCGTGGCACGCAGATGGTACAACTCGCCACGTTCCGAACGTAATGCCGTGAGTCTGAAACGCCGTTCAAGATTTTCCACATATAATGAGTGTTCCAGATCATCTTTACCATCAACCCGCCGCCGCAGATTACCAATGACTCTGGAGCTGACCTCTTTTAATAACTCAGGATCGATATTTTCCTCGCTGTCGGCCACCAGCCTGGCTTCCATTTTGTGCAGGCTATCAATGGCAATTTCAGCCATCGTTGCCCGCGCCATTTGTACCTCCTGACGATGTTCGGCTTTATCCATTCCGGGAATACCCCGCAATAGCAGTGGTAAGGTGATCACCCCCACCAGCAACGAAAAAAGAATCACCCCGGTTGCCAGGAAAACCAGCTCATAGCGTGCCGGATAAGCATCACCATTATGCAAAAACAGCGGAATAGAAAGTACACCGGCAAGAGTAATCGCCCCTCTGACACCCGCAAATGATGCGATGAATAAATCGCGAGTAGTATAAGACGAAAACACCATCGGGTGTTTTTTCTGCCAGCGTTTACTGATTTGCTGCATCATCCATAACCAGCCAAAACGCACAATCAATAAAGCGGCATAGATCAGAGCCACAGACAGGAACAGCATCCATAATTCAAGATTAGGATCAGCATGAGCCTGGTCCACCGAAGCTTCAAGAATCCCCGGTAATTGCAGCCCCAGCATCAGGAACACCATGCCGTTAAATACGAATTCCAGCATCTGCCAGACACTGTTTGCGCGTAAGCGCATTGCCAGTGGCGCCTGGCGAATAATACCAGAACGGGTGATCGTCATCCCTGCGGCAACAGCAGCGAGGATCCCGGATACGCCAATATGTTCTGCAATTAAATAAGAAGCAAAAGGCAGCAACAGCAGCAGTACGGTTTGCGTGGCAGGATCATCACCGGCCCAGTGGCTGAACAGGCGCAGTGACTTACCATACAGCCAGCAAATAGCAATACCCGCCAGCAGACCACCAATCGCCACCTTCAGGAATTCAAAGGTGGCCCCCGATACGGTAAACACCATTGTCCCCATCGCGACGGCAACAGCAAATTTGAGCGATACCAGGCCCGAAGCATCATTCATTAATGCTTCGCCCTGCAGAATGGCCATAATCCGTTTCGGAATACGCCCTTCACCGACAATACCGGACAATGCAACCGCATCGGTGGGCGATAATACAGCAGCAAGCGCAAAAGCACTCAATAACGGAATACCAGGCACCATCCAGTAAATCAGGTAACCAATTCCGACCACAGTAATCAACACCAACACCAGCGCCAGACCAATTATCTCTCGCCCATGACGCAAAAACTCGCTGGTCGGAGTTTTCCAGCCATCTGCAAACAACAAGGGCGGAATGAACAACACCAGGAATAGCTCAGGGTCAAAATCAACGTGCAGACCAAACGTTGGCCATGCCAGTAAAGCCCCCATCAAAATTTGCACCAATGGCAAAGGGATCTGGAACGGAATAATGCGTGCGGCAACGCCAGAGAGTGACACGACCAATGTCAGTATCAGAATAGTAAAGAAAATTTCCATGTAGTCCTTAAACAGTAACCTGTGTTTCGTCCCATCACATAGGCTAATCATAAACCCAACCTGCCGCCTATTGGCAACAGGAAATATCATATTTCGCAAAAATAGTCGGACAGGCAAAATTAACAAAATCAGCAGGATGCTAAAAAAGCTGTGGGTAGAAATGGGCAACTTTTCAGAAAAAACTCAGCCTGATGTGGCTATAATGCTTCATTTTGAGGTTTATTCCCCGCCCGGAAGACAGGGGGTGGGCTTACAGTGACTCCACTTTTTTCAGTGCGTTCAGCAAGACTTCTGGTGACAAGGTTACGGGCAGAGCGTGGATTGACTCCCCCTCCTGCAGTGTCCGGTTGATCACTTTTTCGATATCGGCGCGGTTGTTAATATCAACACCCAGTTGAGCGAGTTTTGATGGCAAATTGAAACGTTTAAACGATTGTGTCAGCTGAGTCAGTACCTCATCCTGGCCAAGCAAAGCACTTTGCACCAGGATACCGTAAGCGACCTTCGTGCCATGGAGAATCTGTTCAGTTTGCGGCAACGTGGTCAACCCGTTATGTACCGCTTGCGCCGCGGCCACACGTGTGTAGCGTTCGCCTAACCCTCCAACCATACCACCGCCTGCGATGATCGCATCAACCACATCCATGAACGCCTGACTCAGTACCCCATTATGTTGATCTTCCAGTGCGTGCTCGCTCTTCTCCAGTAATACATCGTGGATCGCCCTTGCAGCATCGAGCCCAAGGCGTACCGTCAGCGGTAAGTTTTCCGGTTGTGGCGCAAGGACAACCGCCTGATACCATTTTGCCAGGGTATCACCGATGCCAGCCAGCAGATAAGCCTGTGGCGCACGTAAAATAATTTCCGGTTCGACTAAAACCAGGTGATTAGCATCGTTAAAAATCTCAAAACCAAGTGCCTGACCGGCGTCGTTATACCACACTGACAGCGGAGTCCATGCGGCGCAGGTGGCGGCAATGGTTGGAATCGCTACCACCGGCACATTAAGGCGTCTGCCAACGACTTTCACAGTATCAAGCAAGGCACCACCACCGATACCAATCACCACCTGAGTTTCACCAGCCCCGGCGATCAGTTGCTGTACATCAGCTTCACTGCAGTGACCGCTGAATTCAACCTGTTTTGCGCCAGGCAGCGAGAATGATGTGGGCAGGAAGGATTTGGCGGCCTGTATCGCCCGATGGCCGAAAATCCAGAGCGCGTTTTTCAGTTGCTCCTCGCTGTAAAATTCATCCAAACGAGCCAGGCTACCAGGATGGGAATAATAGTTCGCGGGGCCAGTCACTACACGGATAGCGGTACTGCTCATAGTACTTTTCCTTTTTCTCTGGCGGATATCTCATTATGCAGATAGTATATTCAGACATCCAGATGGCTAATTCTGTTTCGCTTTATCTTATGCCTTTTTATTCGTTGCCTGCAAGCCATAAGGTCGCTAAAAGGTTGACAGATAAAGCTAACGGGTAAAACGCTGAGGCCAGTATGGTCGCCCGAACCCATAATCAGACTAAAAAGAGTTTCAGACAGGATAACAATATGAAGAAGTTTATTATTTCGCTGCTGACGTTAGGTCTGCTCACCACCGCACCAGGCCACACAGCTGAACTGGCCCCCGTACCACCAAAACTGGCGGCTCATGACGGTCCGGTGCGTATCGCGGTGATCCGTAATCTTGGTGCCGATGATAACACCACACAGTTTGTTGCCGGTGCAGTACAACAGGGCAAAAAACTGGGGTTCAAAGTGAGTACCTTTCTGAGTAACGGTGACGATGCCCGTTTCCAGGATTTTGTGACACAGGCTATCAGTCAGAAATACGATGGTATCATTCTGTCACAAGGGCGCGATCCTTACTCTGCTGAACTGGTGAAAAAAGCAACCGAAGCCGGTATTGCCGTGTCAGTTTTTTGACACAGCGATTCACACGGCAGTGCCCGGGGTGACGGTCACGCAACAAGATGATGCTTCCCTTACCCAGCTCTCTTTTGGACAGTTAGTGAAAGATTTTGATGGTAAAGCCAATATTATCAAATTGTGGGTTGCAGGCTTCCCACCGATGGAACGTCGCCAGGCGGAGTATCAAACACTACTGAAAGCCCATCCAGGCATTAAAGAACTGGAGTCTATCGGTGCTGTTTCATCAGATGTTCAGGGTGACACGGCCAACAAAGTGGGGGCGATCCTGGCAAAATATCCGAAAGGAACCATTGATGCCATCTGGGGAACTTGGGATGCATTCAGCCAGGGCACGTACAAAGCTTTACAGGAAAATGGCCGTACCGAAATTAAACTCTACAGCATTGATGTGTCCAATCAGGATATTCAACTTATGCGTCAGACTGATAGCCCATGGAAATTGAGCGTTGCGGTCGATCCAAAACTGATCGGTGCCACCAATATGCGTCTGATTGCGCTGAAAATTGCCGGTGCAGAGACACCACCGCAATATGAGTTTAAAGCGGCGGCAATTGCACAGGCGTTACTGAACAGCCAGAGCGGAGCCATCAATGTCGGTTCACTGAATAAACTGATCCCTGGCTGGGGTCAAAATGAGGACTTTATCGCACCGTGGTTCGCCACACTTGAAGCGAAACATCACTAAAGGATAACCCCGATGATACAACCACAACCCGATTACAGTCGTAATATGCGGCTTATCAGCCACAGCGATCAGGGCGGAAAGCCGGACGGCGTACAGCTTATGGTGCATCGTGGCTACGCCTATATCGGCCACATGGTATCGCAGGGGTTTTCGATTGTTGATGTACGCGATGTGCGGCATCCCAAAGCGGCGGGATTCATCGCCGCACCGCCAGGCACATGGAATATTCACTTACAAACCCATGATGATCTGTTACTGGTAATTAATGCCAGAGACCTGTTCGCAGATACACGTTTTGCCGATGAAAAAGTCTATTATACCCGACAGGTAGGCGACACAATTCATGATACGCAGGAGAAAGGCTGGTCTGCAGGGTTACGAATTTATGATATCTCTGTGCCTGACAAACCGAAAGAGATCAGCTTTCTGGCCCTGAATGGCATCGGTATTCACCGTTGCTGGTACGTCGGCGGACGTTGGGCCTATGTATCCGCGTTGATTGAAGGATTCAGTGATTAAATTTTTCTGACCATTGATCTGGCGGATCCCCGCCATCCTCAGGTGGCAGGAAACTGGTGGCTTCCGGGCATGAATTCAGCAGCAGGTGAACAGCCGGACTGGCCGGAAGGAAAGCGCTACGCGCTTCACCACGCCATTATCAGTGGCAATACCGCTTATGCCAGCTGGCGGGACGGCGGGCTGACATTGCTCGATGTGAGTGATCACACACAACCCCAGCTCATCAGCCACCGCAACTGGAGTCCGCCTTTCGGCGGTGGTAACCATACCGCGCTGCCATTACCTGGCCGTGATTTACTGGTCGTGCTGGATGAAGCGGTGCTGGATAACCAGCAAGACGGTGAAAAGTTAATCTGGCTGTTTGATATTCGCGACCCGACTAATCCGGTCAGTATCTCAACCTTCCCGCAACCGGATGACACAGATTATGTCGCGAAAGGCGCTCATTTTGGCCCGCATAATCTGCACGAAAACCGCCCCGGCAGTTTCATCAGCGAAACGCTGATTTTTGCCACTTATCAAAACGCAGGTGTACGGGCTTACGATATATCAAACCCCTATCGCCCTGTAGAAACCGGCGCGCTGGTACCCGCTGCACCAATAAAGATGATGGACACCCGCCCAGGCAGGCCTCGTGTTATCCAATCCTGTGATGTGTTTGTCGATGCCGGGGGGATAATCTACAGCACTGACTACAATGCAGGTCTGTCGATCATTGAGTATCTGGGATAATCTTTGGTCATGGTTCCCCGGCGCAATCACCGGGAGAACCACAGGCTTAACGGATCTCTTTCTCAGAGCTTTTTCTCACGTCCCGTCATCACCACTCGCCTGTATAGTGCCGCCTTATCGCGGCACTATACTACCGGTTAAATCGCCCATCCCCCGGCGTAAAAAATAACCAGTGCAACGGCAATCAGCACCGTACCTATGTTCAGCTTACGCCACTCACCTGCAACCAGACGCCCTACTACCAGCGCACTGAAACCAAGCATAATGCCTGTCACAATATTACAGGTCAGCACAATGAATACAGCAGCCAGTAATCCGGACATAGCATCAACGAAATCGCTGAAATCAATTTTGGCAACATTACTCAGCATCAGTAAGCCCACATACATCAAAGCCGGGGCCGTTGCATAACCAGGGACCAGATAAGCCAGCGGAGAGAGGAACAAAATCAGCAGAAACAAAATACCGACCACTATGGCTGTCAGACCGGTTTTCCCTCCGGCGGCGGTACCTGCGGCCGACTCGATATACACAGCGGCAGGCGATGCGCCAACCAGACCTGAAAAAATACTACTGACAGAATCGGTGGTCAGCGCCTTACCACCACTGATTATCTGATTGTTCTTATCAAGTAAGTTAGCCTGTCCGGCAACCGCACGGATGGTTCCGGTTGCATCAAAAATCGCTGTCATCACCAGAGCAAGTACACTGGGTAACAGAGCCGGTTTTAACGCACCGACAATATCAAGACTGAACAGTAAAGAGTGTCCTTTAGTATCGCTCAGGCTGGGCATCGCAAAAAAACCCTGATATTTGACGGTAGGATCAAAAATAATCCCGATAATTGAGATAGCGATAATCGTCAGCAGGATCCCTCCCGGTACCCGTAATTTCTCCAGACCGATAATCACCGCCAGTCCCAGCAGTGACATAATGACCGGGAAAGAAGCAAAATGTCCCAGTGCTACAGGTAGCCCCTGCAAAGGATTTTTGACCACCAGCCCAACCATATCAGCCGCGATCA is a window from the Erwinia sp. genome containing:
- the sbmA gene encoding Peptide antibiotic transporter SbmA (ID:JIFNMEKO_02760;~source:Prodigal:2.6), with protein sequence MFKSFFPRPGAFFLSATLWACLAIVVWLIYGEHWIIQLSKGLHFTESTLPNNALRFIAPQSLLFYCYYLLATALFAAFWFNVSPHPWQRWSVLGTALIIFVAWFSVQVNVAINSWYAPFYDLIQQALAHPNTVSVASFYRELAGFLSIALIAVVIAVLNMFFISHYIFRWRTAMNDYYMSHWSKLRKIEGASQRVQEDTMRFSSTVEDMGVSLIKAVMTLVAFLPVLVVLSSHVKTVPILGDMPYALVIAAVVWSLAGTGMLAVVGIKLPGLSFRNQRVEAAYRKELVYGEDDEHRAAPPTVRELFNHVRKNYFRLYFHYLYFNIARILYLQVDVVFGLIVLFPSIAAGAITLGLMTQITNVFDQVRSAFQYLINSWTTLVELLSIYKRLHSFEQVLNSSPKDNMPS
- a CDS encoding Gluconate 2-dehydrogenase subunit 3 (ID:JIFNMEKO_02758;~source:Prodigal:2.6), which encodes MSDEMKGNPRRDFLLKTLTLAPAIAIGSSGISALTTPSGAEAAAPKVPTDPASPRQYQPVWFTAEEYAFLQAAVARLIPKDERGPGALEAGVPEYIDRQMNTPYGTGANWYMQGPFNPDADKMLGYQLPLVPQQIYRLGIAQADKVAQSQYGDHFINLTTDKQDALLKAFESGSATFTALPSKVFFSFLLQNTREGFFSDPIHGGNQHLVGWKLINFPGARADFMDWVERGERYPFPPVSIRGERG
- the gltP gene encoding Proton/glutamate-aspartate symporter (ID:JIFNMEKO_02761;~source:Prodigal:2.6), coding for MKAVKISLAWQIVIALVLGVTVGAILHNQPENREWLLVNILGPAGDIFIRLIKMIVVPIVISTLIVGIAGVGDAKKLGRIGVKTIIYFEVITTIAIIVGITLANVVEPGHGINMSTLATVDISKYEAMTAQVQSGAHSLVTTILSLIPQNFFAAMVKGEMLPIIFFSVLFGLGVSSLPTEHRQPLVNVFRSTSEAMFKVTHMIMRYAPVGVFALISVTVANFGFSSLWPLMKLVVLVYAAIFFFAFVVLGLVARWCGLRITMLMRILKDELILAYSTSSSETVLPRIIEKMEAYGAPKSITGFVVPTGYSFNLDGSTLYQSIAAIFIAQLYGIDLSLTDEIILVLTLMVTSKGIAGVPGVSFVVLLATLGSVGIPLEGLAFIAGVDRIMDMARTALNVVGNALAVLVIAKWERQFDSKKARAYEAQIRGQ
- the nhaK gene encoding Sodium, potassium, lithium and rubidium/H(+) antiporter (ID:JIFNMEKO_02762;~source:Prodigal:2.6) encodes the protein MISLCDGTKHRLLFKDYMEIFFTILILTLVVSLSGVAARIIPFQIPLPLVQILMGALLAWPTFGLHVDFDPELFLVLFIPPLLFADGWKTPTSEFLRHGREIIGLALVLVLITVVGIGYLIYWMVPGIPLLSAFALAAVLSPTDAVALSGIVGEGRIPKRIMAILQGEALMNDASGLVSLKFAVAVAMGTMVFTVSGATFEFLKVAIGGLLAGIAICWLYGKSLRLFSHWAGDDPATQTVLLLLLPFASYLIAEHIGVSGILAAVAAGMTITRSGIIRQAPLAMRLRANSVWQMLEFVFNGMVFLMLGLQLPGILEASVDQAHADPNLELWMLFLSVALIYAALLIVRFGWLWMMQQISKRWQKKHPMVFSSYTTRDLFIASFAGVRGAITLAGVLSIPLFLHNGDAYPARYELVFLATGVILFSLLVGVITLPLLLRGIPGMDKAEHRQEVQMARATMAEIAIDSLHKMEARLVADSEENIDPELLKEVSSRVIGNLRRRVDGKDDLEHSLYVENLERRFRLTALRSERGELYHLRATQKISNETMQKLLHELDLLEILLTEKEE
- a CDS encoding putative signaling protein (ID:JIFNMEKO_02759;~source:Prodigal:2.6); protein product: MGITENNDVLYRRLVQGIVDYAVYMLDPDGTIISWNKGAEQAKGYHAEEIIGKNFACFYSEEDQANNLPQKGLLQARETGSFETEGWRYRKDGSRFWAYVVIDPIYADNGDFFGFAKVTRDCTEKHQMLEVQREREQIFRLLVDSVTDYAIYMLDPEGMVINWNSGARRAKGYSTEEIVGQHFSCFYSAEDQQAGLPQSNLQTAKRLGRVECSGWRYRKNGSKFLAHVFLDAVYDDKGRLIGYAKVTRDCTEMRNYEQQILAAKERAEQQSLELTSLSHFLDTVIANIPSSVVVADLLTGKILLLNDNAEQLLQIENHQASGKTFNDFPLTDITDFLLLQITAVQHDQISISDEQCIATSYGERIITTNTSVVSVEETCESYILLIADDITDQRAADARIHHMAHHDHLTSLLNRVLFLQKLKEALRVDNENGLRTATLCLDLDYFKNVNDALGHQVGDELLRSVAVRLRGVLRDGDTLARNGGDEFCIVLPGMSDSRDVEKIAGRLINAVKKPFLIDGHTITVGLSIGVMIANWEVNTPGHLLRYADMALYEAKRNGRNRYEYFTSKMGEEATRRRLIETDLRQAISEHHLKLYYQPITDQQGKEVIGYEALMRWHHPQNGIIMPLDFIPVAEETGLIHMLGAYALHEACREAAAWEHGESVAVNLSPLQFKNSALVSVVQSALEKSGLEPGRLELEVTESVLLDNSDSNIQVLEKLKALGIRIALDDFGTGYSSLSYLRSFPFDKIKIDKSFINDMNNSREALAIIRAITGMSRSLDILITAEGVESSEQFEQLKMEGCSLFQGYYFGRPQPAEKRLKHFHLIADDPPK